The Desertibacillus haloalkaliphilus genomic sequence CTTCAATGGATTTTGTCACTTTCAAGATTTGTTTCCAGTCCCTGAACGTAGTCATATTGTTGTTAGCTTTTTAGCGATTTTAGAACTGATGAAGACAAAAACGATTCGTTGTGAGCAATCCGGTAATTTTTCAGACATCATGATTTACAGCACAGAGGAGGGAGTTCGCAGATGAAGATTCAGGAACTTCATGGAGCCATTGAAGGTTTATTGTTTGTAGTTGGGGATGAAGGGATGACAGTAGAAGATGTCGCGACTGTACTTGAATTAGAGGTACACACGATCCAAGAAGCGATTCTCTCTCTTCAATTGTTATATACCGAGCAGGAACG encodes the following:
- a CDS encoding segregation/condensation protein A — protein: FNGFCHFQDLFPVPERSHIVVSFLAILELMKTKTIRCEQSGNFSDIMIYSTEEGVRR